AAATCATACAAGTATGACTCGTGTTTACAACCATTTCCACCGAAATTTCTGGTTAATAAGGAAAAAAACATCCAGAAGTTGGTAAGTTTGCTCCCATATTTTAGCCTATACTTGAACTACACGTAATCCCAATTCGCTTATCAATCGTATCATTTTTCCACAGAAACGAATATTGGATGAGCTGCCTTCACTGAATGAATTAGAACTATCAAAGCTGAGTGAGGACTCATTACACCTTCTTCACTGGATCATTTGCATCCAAAATGAGCCTGGCTTACGAACAGTGCCAAAACCTGAATTTGATTCAATACTTGCCAAAGCCCCGTGCTTGGTCTCATTCCAGAGACCTCACGCAATATTTGAAGTGCTTCATCGAACGGATGCACCCTCCGAGAAGGCGTTCCAGCGAAATTTGCACCAATTCAACTCTTCCTATGCTTACCACGGAAgtaaactttttaatttttactcGATTTTGAACTACGGATTGCAGCAGCATCTGAACAAGACTGCGCTGTTTGGGGAAGGACTTTATCTCTCGGCAGAGCTGCACGTTAGTGAAATGTTTGCGCCTTTTGGTTCGAGCTGGTCCGAATCGGCACTAGGGAATCTGCTCGCTTGTACTGTCCTCTGTGAATATGTAGATAATCCCGCTTATGTCAAGTGCCAGATAGAGAATCAACAGTCTGTGATACCCGAGAAATACATACTGATCAAAAATAACGATCTGGTTCAGATTAGATATTTACTAGTTTACGGAACTAAGCGAGCTGCGATAGCCAGTATAAAAGAATCATTTGGAAGCAGGACTTCTACACTTCGTTCGCTGGATGTGAACAGGAATCATGCAGCACCAAAAAATCGTTGCATACGTTGGATGACGGCGAACAAAAGCTGGTTGCTAGCTGGTGGATATTTCCTTATGCTGTTTGCGGTTGGATTCATGAATAGTCGGAATGCACATTATATGAAGCAGATGTTCATGCAGAAAATAAATCACATGTGTAATACACTGTTTGGCAATATTGGTGAAACACAACGAGCCTAGAGAAGATAAGAACTGGGTGAAAAATGTTGCTATATTATTTGCAGGTACAAAGAATGGGTTATTAAGAAATCGACTATTTTCTAATTTATTGAATCCGAAAATCATATCTTCTAATTGGATGTATAAAACAAATGAATAAATTGTGGAGACACGCTCGAATTGATTAGCCCCTTGCACCAAGTATACACGCGCACACATACCATCATATATTTTAGGCAGTTAGTTTTTCACTAAGATGTTTTTCAGACTGAGATGCTTCCATCAGTCGACGCTAGAACAAGAGAATGGAGACTTGTAATTACAATAAAACGTTTTTCCTCACTCGCGACTCGAATCCCACAAAATTTTTTTGAGTGACTCAATGTTTGCCATCGAGCCAGGCGTAAATTCCATATTGtgaatatcagaaaaaaaaatttcgtaccgttttgacgtagaactacgtctttcaggaagggtgccaaatcagaaaacaggtcacgtttttatgaaataaagttaacgttaataactattttcactgtgaacgaattctcatgatttgcataccaatcgaatcgggaattctctaagatttgtttgatatgctatacactacaattcgctaatctctaaacggtttaaattcatgaaaactggaataacttcctttttcccatacatttttttctgccgatttgtgtgctaaccctacccgtaattcgaatgcttataacacgaacatttcttaacagatcggaaagatgtttgcatcaattgataggaaatatttatacgcgtctatcacaatcaataaaatgttattttatgaacaatagaataactgtaaaatatgattggtccgatttacggtttccccaacacagacttctaaatcgatgtacctgtggaaatccgctttgcaaatatacatgcaagtcgagagtatttttgttcccaccaagctgtgtttccctaacacggacttctaaaccaatgtgcctgagggaatccgctttgtcaaaacatgcaagttgggagtattttttgccactgagctgtgttttcctaacacggactttaaaattaatgtgcctgggggaatttgttttgcaaatacatgcaagtcgggggtattttttggtgttgagtacttttatactcgcttgtcgttgtgcagaccggaatatgtttccctaaaacatacttttaaactgagaagcctgggaaaatcgtcatttcagatactaaagGTGAATGAATTTTCGCAGTTGGAGAActacattacccacccgtcttttttattttctagtttttagtacattatctgtatgctctacaataaaaccattcaacctttttttatttttatttcttatctaATTTTCTTCAGACTATTTCGATGATATACTGTATTTTATTAGtccaatcatttcattcgataccgatattgaggggattacaaaaaaatgcatacacctttttgaatttatattcttcataatgtagtgtgttcttcaagtcaagccattcagccattttttaccgGCGGCCAAATTTGATCTTTCAAGATGatggaatacacagtattataatgacagcatAGATAAAGGTTTATTCCGAATTTCAGATCGATAAATCAAAAgtaacggggtcaattttttattaatgtgacACAACTccacagacatacaaacatacatgcaaacaggtcaagttgaatggaACCGTTTGATAcccaatccgccattttgtggtggcagccatcttggatttgtattttttataaataactgtgttctagtaaagctctttcatttgatacccatattgatggggttttgagaaaacgtgtaatccgccatccagtggtggcggccattttggacttgcattcctcatgaaaaactgtgttctactagtcaagccctttcatttgatacccatattgatggggttttgagaaaatatgtaattcgctattctgtggtggcggccattttggatttgtttttttttataaattattatgttctactagtcaagctctttcatttgatactcgtattgatgaggttttcaaaaaaatatataaattgcgccattttggatttgtatttttcataaaaaatgtgttctgctaatcaagcccttttatttgatacccatattgagggagttctgagaaaatgcgatccaccattttgtagcggttgccatcttggatttacatttttcatacattgtatactactagtcaagccctttcatttgatacccatattgatggggttttggaaaaactcATATCGAGGAGATTTGaggaaatatgtaatccgccatttcgtagcggccgccatctttgattttcaagatcatgaaatacgcagttttatagtgactgcagagataaaggagtgtcccaaatttcagatcaattggtCAACAGGGAGGGGGTCAAATGTCTATTAATGTggaacagcgctacagacatgttacaaacatacaaacatacaaacattgcGTTTTTAtcggttgctgattttggaacatgggacaactatgcgtagaacgacagtGCGCTCCTCTGAATTCTCCTTAGAAAATGTCGCAAAACTCAAAATATTGTCGCGTGAACTGTATCAGCTTTACATAGGATAATTTGAGACATGGCATCATCTTATTCGGTATGGATTGGAAAAACAAACCGTAAAGTTCATAATTGTTACAACCGGATTCTCAACTACGTTAGTCTTTTCGACGTATGCTACAAAATCCAAACATATGCAGGGCTCTGCTTCCTGATATTTCCTCATATTTCGTTCAACGGCGACATGCTGGATAAATTATTGAGGAATGTTCGTCAATCGGTTGTGGAACTGACGTTGGTAGCATAGCTTAGATAAAgctgcatgtttttttttcatcaagtactccttcatcaatatttaaatttctttcgtgtttcatcagttctcatcatcgttatcatgttactgtgattgcttggtaagtgattcgcagttgactataaaatataatcaacttcttcttcttgaatggcgttaacgtttcatgtggaacttttgccgtctcaacgtatccattaactagcgtcgtttattaatacttagttgagatttcttaagccaaattacatgccttgaatgtattcctattgaatacgcgtgaccacagtgcaagtcgaaggaaatttctttgacgaaaattccccggccagaacgggaatcgaacccgaacacccggcatgataatgtgagacactaaccactcggccacggggtaatcaagtgtaatgtaattttcgttcaaaaaattacagaataaagtgtccgaaatttgattttttttataaatggtgtccgaagtttgattcacttgatttgaaaagcatttaatcgatgatttttttatgttttcaatcaaataggtaccaaagtaaaaAGCTTAagagcatattgaactaatttattaaaaatatcaaccaaataatacctgtgcataaagttgagatctgttttctgtatcatacgccttaagcgtccgaaatgtgATTCAGAAaggtatacgagttatgatatTGCGCGCTAAATGTCCATACCAAAATACTTATAATTGTGGAAATTTCTTCAAATCGTGgtgcaatagttttgaattgcaatgaaatatatatttcaaaacaaaaattaaccgggcagCGTAACCGGGCAATCACCGGgtttgcgtcatcttggcggtttgggccgcctcgattccttatcctcgttcaatggggacttcgccctcATTACATTGATTTTGGAATAAGTTTCTGAAAACGAGAACGAAAAACGCCACGGCTGAAGCATATGCCTGTTAAACTACTAATCCGGTCTCAACGCTCTGAAGGGATATGATAATCAATGTCTGACATATTTGTAACAtccctccattggaggagtataacttcctttctcgtttgatctatgacagcgcagtacgcgctcaaacgaaacccatcccaggttccactattcgccgaaggcctcccaatctatggtgggatagccaatgttccaagctttatgtagaaaaatcgaatgcatttaaagcttttagGAAACgtgaacccctgaaaattttccaacgtatttagcccttgagaatcagttcaaaaatttgattaaagggaaaaaacgtgcttattggggaaatttcgtgggaggtttgtcacgagaaacgtcaatgaaaaaattatggaaagtggctcgaaacatgcgaaatcgctcatcaacgaatgaaagcgaagaatattcacatcgatggattttgacgtaggactacgtctttcatttctataccggggtcttcattcgaaagataaaatgtctacgcgttctatgcatgttactttctgatccaaaaacttgtttcagtagtcttaaatttgctttcaaaacaggctattgaaatcaccaatcggtatataagcgagcgccgctcggaaatccactcagttctaattgaacagcgattggagcatgttgtcgctgttatggtgaagctcttcatttatcatgacagcgcggatgaacggtgtcaccaagagcctgtttgtgcaccttaggccagaagggaatccatcaggaggagagtgatgccacaaacgttccccgggaagatctcgaagcagccgctacacacacacacacacacatacacgcgcggaattctttccgtttggatgccattcagcatcgagaaagatccggaaaataatctgccagttcctctaggaatttaaaaatacattcatgtgaaagagtttatttgaatgttttctatccatgtaacactgtgaccaaatatgtttcaatcaagtactattaacaggtggttatcgagttagcataaaccactggtgggcttccagtttcgaggaaaatgtggaaatatctaatcgttactgaaaataatctgccagttcctctgggaatttaaaaatacattcatgtgaaagagtttattttgatgttttctatccatgtaacactgtgactaaatacatttggttttgtgatttttcaatcaatcgcaattaacaggatagcttctgaagattattcttccccatcagtaggatatttccgtatccaatattggatgcataaaaccttgtgcctctaacgtaacgctctcgttttcgaaggtctccaaatattcattcattcagaatgaattcagactcaacttcaaacaaatgatctctaaatcaacgatagtcctacgtcacccttgcggttttaccatagatataacccacttcctgtttttaattttgcacggaaggtttgtcccgattccgctcccgtgcaaaacaTTGTTCGATACCACATTTTTGATATACCACATTTttgatataccacaaggtaggtgcgatcttgattccgagttttcgatggtagaattctctcttgctctcctttcctgtaacaattcggctccaggaacggatcgaattaaattcaacttgctgGAAAagctccctgatgtggcgaaacatcgcttgttgaatttattcaatcggtttctggaacataatattgttccagatgattgaagacaagtacgagttatagctataaaaaaaccggaaaacccgcgttcgacttcaattcgtaccgcccaatagcaatgctgtcttgtatacggaaattgctggagaaaatgatcttgtttcgccttgatcgttgggttgaaacgaatggcttcctctcagatacacaatatgggttcggcaaagggacgaatgattgtcttgcgttgcatTCTTCAGAAATTCGAATGGCTTACGCAAAAAaaaggcttcagtattcttggacataaagggggtctttgattctgtttcaatagaggttttgtcagacaaattacactctcggggtctgccgcctctattgaataatatgttatataacttgctttgtgagaaacatttgaatttttcccaCGGgaattcgacagtaagtcgggtctcctacatgggactcccccagggctcatgtttaagccctcttttgtacaacttctatgtaagcgacatcgacaattgccttacacaaaattgcagcctaagacaacttgcagatgatggagtggtgtctgtcgtaggatcaaacgaatccgacctgcaagggcccttacaagatactttgaacaatttttcaacctgggccattgggctagggatcgaattctccacggagaaaacagagatggtggttttttctaggaagcatagaccagcaaaaccaaagcttcaacttttgggtaaaccgatcactcatgctatgtcattcaaatatcttggggtctggttcgactccaaatgtacttgggggacccatattaggtatctgagtaaaaaatgtcaacaaagaataaactttctccgtacaattaccggcacctggtggggagcccatcccgaagatcttataatgttgtatcgaacaactattctctcagtgatggagtatggcagtttctgttttcaatcagctgccaaaacacacctcattaaactcgagcgaattcagtatctttgtctccgtattgcgttgggatgtatgccctcaacgcataccatgagtctcgaggttttggcaggcgtactcccactaaaagatcgtttcaatttattaattttcttcggtgcttcatccggtgtaaggttatgaacccattgctgatcgggctaaattttcatactggattcatgacttcatatcatgaattcatctccatgcaggttgatccttcttcctatattcccaaccgtgtttgttttcctgactacatcaattcctctgtacattttgatctgttcatgaaggaaaaaatccatggaattccaaaTTATCATCGATTggggatcattcctacgatcttcaatgcaaagtatgggcgtatcaattgtgataatattctcttttctgatgggtcctctatgaatgagtccacaggatttggagtgttcaacgaattttttagtcCCACAGTTccgaatccttgctcagtgtatattgctgaattggcagcaatacactgggcgctggacagcgtcgcctcacgacctgttgaacactattacattgtaacggatagtcttagctctgtcgaagctatccgttcagtgaggccggaaaagcacttgccgtacttccttgagagaatacgagaaattttgaatgctttatccagacgctgttatgtcatcacctttgtctgggtcccttcacattgctcaattccgggtaatgagagggctgactcattagcaaaggtgggtgcgattgaaggcgtcatttatcagcgtcaaatcgtcttcaatgaattttattctttagtccgtaaaaataccatcgctaactggcaacgcaaatggaacgaagatgaattgggccggtggctccactcaattatccctaaggttagcctcaaaccgtggttcaaaagtctggacttgagtcgggactttattcgcaccttctcccgattcatgtccaatcactgttctttagatgcgctactttttcgttttaatcttgccgacagtaatctctgcgtttgtggccatggttaccacgacatcgaacacgttgtttggtcgtgcgagttgcatcttgtcgccagatcgaatttagcaaaattcccttcgggctcgagaaaagcagcccaatgtgctggtgagagatgtgttggctcggttagaccttgattacatgtcccaaatatatgttttccttaaagctatcgatcttcgagtgtgaatgttcatacatccttttcccctcctttttgtCCTtcacgagctatcggttcccttcctactaacattagaataagttaaattgtaaatacatattagatgtaaggatagttttaagaattgagtgtgaatgagaatatGAATGTGAATGTAAGTGTGGGTGTGAACACACACCTCCTTACACAACAtccttttccaaatcaaaatgtgtcacccttcttaactcgagtcgaccgcgagtaatcggtttcctattttattcaccatataattaaggaaacatgttaatatattgtagtagaaatatagttaagattatggctcctttaaacttatgtaactgagcctgtaacaATAAACGGACTAATTAGTTATTATTACATTCGTAACATATAATCCAAGTTCAGGTATCTCCTCGTCGAGTTGGTCCTCAAAAATGAATAAGTAGCCAAGTAAACATAATTTGAACCAAAAATTCTTCATAAAAGATGAAAGTGGGAAATACAATTTAAAAGTAATAAAGGAAAATCTGTCAAAATTTATTTGCCTGTAGATATGCGTGCAATTGACGCAAACTACTCGGAATGTTTACGTTAATCATTCGTTGGAATGTATCGAACGGTATTTTGAAAGAATCCAACCGATAGACCATCTATTATAACCAATTCAAAATTGAACAACTTTGAATTTCTTATTTTCTACGGAGTTTTACGGATCCATGGAATTGCCATCTCCGGGACATTGTTCGAAACATATCACAGCGACGCATGTTTTGGTTGtctttttctattttatttttaaaatacgtTTCATACTTGATACTTCATTTGATACATTTTCTGCCATTTTCACTAAGTTATGAACATCAATCAAATTGCTATGATAATTAACGCATGAGTGTACGCAGTTTCCTATATATTGCTTGTGTCTTaaccgtgttttttttttattcttccatCTTGCATCGCATCCACTGAAGCTGTATCTGAAAACTGAGAATACAGCAGGGTTTCTCCCGGTCACTATCTGAGTGTAACCTTGCCTCAGTCTCATTCCGGTCTGCGATTGTAGTATCTCCATTATcgtaaaacaaagaataagGGTGAATATGATCTATATGAGTTCTCTAATCATTGCTTATCTTTAGGGTTGCTTACAGTTTGTTTTTGCATGTAACTTGACATTCGTTAGAATCTGCTGTTTCGTTGCTTTGAAATAAGATTAATTTTCTTTCCTACAGTTTTGATTGCTCCGGCAGTGTCGGCAGTTTATTACTAATATTGTTTGCAACGACAGCGATCGATCCTCACCGCCCGATCCATTCTATAACTGATGCTACACTACCTAACTAGCTGCTATATTAATTGTTGATAATTATCATGAAAACAAAGATTGGGGGGAGATTTCGGTTTTGCTGCTGCAAAAGGGCGAAAACGCATGCACATGTTAGAGTCTAGTTTAAAATTTACAAGTT
The Toxorhynchites rutilus septentrionalis strain SRP chromosome 2, ASM2978413v1, whole genome shotgun sequence genome window above contains:
- the LOC129768747 gene encoding protein mono-ADP-ribosyltransferase PARP16; this translates as MGSNGDLEHKRLVLREIIDKDTKAADLRISLFVAAAKSYKYDSCLQPFPPKFLVNKEKNIQKLKRILDELPSLNELELSKLSEDSLHLLHWIICIQNEPGLRTVPKPEFDSILAKAPCLVSFQRPHAIFEVLHRTDAPSEKAFQRNLHQFNSSYAYHGSKLFNFYSILNYGLQQHLNKTALFGEGLYLSAELHVSEMFAPFGSSWSESALGNLLACTVLCEYVDNPAYVKCQIENQQSVIPEKYILIKNNDLVQIRYLLVYGTKRAAIASIKESFGSRTSTLRSLDVNRNHAAPKNRCIRWMTANKSWLLAGGYFLMLFAVGFMNSRNAHYMKQMFMQKINHMCNTLFGNIGETQRA